A DNA window from Hordeum vulgare subsp. vulgare chromosome 1H, MorexV3_pseudomolecules_assembly, whole genome shotgun sequence contains the following coding sequences:
- the LOC123416960 gene encoding uncharacterized protein LOC123416960: protein MERSSFPSKVLLAFLLQVLLLSEPLEARVLGDAYDYKRMLASGVDGDAAVLPASHLNLADVAGNRRPYTPPSPKGPPSPSPHHRHGDAHEQQRSPPASSPTEPAPPRDYSHQQMMDVSRAFLQAMMGYVRQM, encoded by the exons ATGGAGAGATCATCGTTCCCTTCAAAGGTTCTCCTCGCCTTCCTCCTGCAGGTCCTCCTGCTCTCTGAACCTCTGGAAGCAAGGGTACTGG GTGATGCATACGACTACAAGCGCATGCTCGCGTCAGGTGTCGATGGAGACGCCGCAGTGCTGCCCGCATCACACCTGAACCTCGCCGATGTTGCAGGGAACAGGCGTCCGTATACGCCGCCATCGCCGAAGGGACCTCCGTCTCCGTCGCCGCACCATCGCCACGGAGATGCGCATGAGCAGCAAAGGTCTCCGCCGGCGTCGTcccctactgaacctgcaccaccGCGTGATTACAGTCACCAACAGATGATGGATGTATCTCGCGCGTTTCTCCAGGCGATGATGGGATATGTCAGGCAGATGTAA
- the LOC123401390 gene encoding uncharacterized protein LOC123401390 yields MSPFSSPPSLISCLAPSRPDADLTNERRNPRLFLHHSIQQAVTISGATIDHAVIPYPALRPGGGAAVARGSFVVPFCYSMKGLNYSSKVSEANGDRKLDATRFIHDAFASLGKET; encoded by the exons ATGTCTCCTTTCTCTTCCCCCCCATCCCTTATCTCCTGCCTCGCTCCATCCAGGCCCGATGCGGATCTCACGAACGAACGAAGGAACCCTAGACTATTTCTGCATCACTCCATCCAGCAGGCCGTGACGATTTCTGGAGCCACGATCGACCACGCCGTGATACCAT ATCCCGCTCTCCGCCCCGGCGGCGGCGCAGCAGTTGCTCGAGGATCATTCGTCGTGCCCTTTTGTTACTCCATGAAAG GGTTGAATTACAGCAGCAAGGTTAGCGAAGCAAATGGTGATAGGAAGCTTGATGCCACACGCTTTATTCATGATGCATTTGCTAGTCTAGGAAAAGAAACATAG